The following proteins come from a genomic window of Pelmatolapia mariae isolate MD_Pm_ZW linkage group LG17, Pm_UMD_F_2, whole genome shotgun sequence:
- the lg17h8orf82 gene encoding UPF0598 protein C8orf82 homolog, whose protein sequence is MLFLRTAAFSARAVAALRRGPAGLTASRATATYVQGQSPTPRIREYFYYIDHQGQLFLDDTKVKNFVTCFKDKEFLVFFFTRLRMNHSGRYEDDFPFLSLCGRERNFLRCDDRPVVFTHLLQSPTGPQGEQELLSYCGGAEKLSVPFRPEALYMHPVSGRVYHPCSEVSGGVGLVRSALAIELSPFFVYTQERDQSGQPTYFVWAGQKHALTNELAGYFPVAEQGNQGEVG, encoded by the exons ATGTTGTTCCTCCGGACTGCGGCTTTCAGCGCTAGAGCTGTGGCCGCTCTGCGCCGCGGACCAGCCGGCTTAACCGCCTCCAGAGCGACCGCTACGTACGTCCAGGGCCAAAGCCCCACACCACGCATCCGAGAATACTTCTACTATATCGACCATCAAGGACAG CTTTTCCTCGATGATACCAAAGTGAAAAACTTTGTCACCTGCTTTAAAG ATAAGGAATTCCTAGTCTTCTTCTTCACTCGTCTGCGCATGAATCATAGTGGTCGTTACGAGGATGACTTCCCCTTCCTGTCCCTGTGCGGCAGGGAGAGGAATTTCCTGCGCTGCGATGACCGACCTGTGGTCTTCACCCACCTGCTGCAGAGCCCCACTGGACCGCAGGGCGAGCAGGAGCTGCTATCGTACTGTGGCGGCGCAGAGAAACTCTCCGTCCCGTTCCGCCCTGAGGCGCTGTACATGCATCCTGTCAGCGGGCGAGTTTACCACCCCTGCTCAGAGGTCTCAGGTGGGGTCGGCCTGGTCAGGTCGGCTCTGGCAATTGAACTCAGCCCCTTCTTTGTGTATACACAGGAGCGAGACCAGTCAGGACAGCCTACATACTTTGTGTGGGCAGGACAGAAGCACGCACTGACCAATGAGCTTGCAGGATACTTTCCTGTAGCTGAGCAGGGCAACCAGGGAGAAGTGGGATAA
- the naprt gene encoding nicotinate phosphoribosyltransferase, whose protein sequence is MAAPSSSSTCSGVIERSIRERVPPLLTDLYQFTMAYAYWRAGRHEEHAVFELFFRDNPFGGGFSLFAGVHDCLLFLRSFRFADEDVEFLRSVMPPDTDPAFFQFLRCLDCSGVTLHSVPEGTVVFARVPLMEVAGPLAVVQLLETSLLCLVNYASLVCTNAARFRLAAGPKRKLLEMGLRRAQGPDGGLTASRYTHIGGFDLTSNVQAGFLFGIPVAGTMAHSYVTSFTSLEEVWPQTLSAVNGDHNPVDIISLTKGWLSRVCELLGAEPWKIHEGELAAFLSYAIAYPQNFLPVIDSYSVGCSGLLNFCAVALVLCELGYRPVGVRLDSGDLCKQSLDVHRVFRLCSEQFSIPAFDSLIIVGTNNISEESLAEVNSKENEISVVGVGTHLVTCTKQPSLGCVYKLVEVRGRPRMKVSEDPEKSTVPGRKAVYRLIDAEGHPFLDVVCLAVESPPEAGLPLSCYPLGCNHTALSVTPARVTCLRQEMFSKGQVTQPLCSAAETRAKVQSSLRTLHPRHKRLQKPDSYTVALSQKLHNMVKEIQKGSSNNTNFLLAN, encoded by the exons ATGGCAGCGCCGTCCAGCAGCAGCACGTGCAGCGGGGTTATAGAGAGGTCTATCCGGGAGCGGGTTCCCCCGCTGCTCACCGACTTGTACCAGTTCACCATGGCGTACGCGTACTGGCGGGCCGGTCGCCACGAGGAGCACGCCGTGTTCGAGCTCTTCTTCAGGGACAATCCGTTCGGCGGAGGCTTCTCGCTGTTCGCCGGGGTGCACGACTGCCTGCTGTTCCTGCGCAGCTTTCGCTTCGCAGACGAAG ATGTGGAGTTCCTGCGCTCTGTCATGCCTCCGGACACTGACCCTGCCTTCTTCCAGTTTCTGCGATGCCTCGACTGTTCGGGTGTAACGCTCCATTCCGTCCCCGAAGGCACTGTGGTCTTTGCCAGG GTGCCTCTCATGGAAGTGGCTGGTCCACTGGCTGTGGTACAACTACTGGAGACAAGTCTATTGTGTCTTGTCAACTATGCCAG TCTGGTCTGCACTAATGCTGCCCGTTTCCGTCTGGCGGCAGGCCCCAAGAGGAAGCTGCTGGAGATGGGCCTCAGGAGGGCTCAGGGTCCAGATGGAGGACTCACCGCCTCCCGATACACACACATCGGAG GGTTTGATCTTACCAGTAATGTTCAGGCTGGTTTCCTGTTTGGAATCCCAGTTGCAGGGACCATGGCGCACTCCTACGTAACTTCTTTTACCTCCCTGGAGGAAGTGTGGCCGCAA ACGCTTTCGGCGGTGAACGGGGACCATAATCCAGTCGATATCATTTCTTTAACAAAAGGCTGGCTGAGTCGTGTGTGTGAACTTCTGGGAGCAGAGCCATGGAAGATCCATGAGGGAGAGCTGGCTGCTTTCTTGTCTTATGCCATCGCTTATCCTCAGAACTTCCTCCCAGTGATTGACAGCTACAGTGTTGGCTG TAGCGGCCTGTTGAACTTCTGTGCTGTGGCACTGGTACTGTGTGAGCTGGGCTACAGGCCTGTGGGGGTTCGTCTTGACAGCGGGGACCTTTGCAAGCAGTCCCTTGATGTGCACCGTGTCTTCAGACTCTGCAGCGAGCA ATTCTCCATTCCTGCTTTTGATTCCCTGATCATCGTTGGGACTAATAACATCTCAGAAGAGAGCTTGGCTGAAGTCAACAGTAAG GAGAACGAGATCAGTGTAGTTGGTGTTGGAACACATCTGGTGACTTGCACAAAACAACCTTCCCTTGGCTGTGTATATAAG CTGGTGGAGGTGAGAGGAAGACCCAGGATGAAGGTCAGTGAGGACCCAGAAAAGAGCACTGTTCCTGGGAGGAAAGCTGTCTACCGGCTAATAGATGCTGAAG gtcatCCATTTCTAGACGTGGTATGTCTGGCGGTGGAGTCTCCTCCAGAGGCGGGACTCCCACTGAGCTGTTACCCCCTGGGATGCAACCACACCGCCCTCTCAGTCACTCCAGCTCGGGTCACCTGTCTGCGTCAGGAAATGTTTAGTAAAGGACAG GTCACACAGCCTTTGTGCAGCGCTGCAGAAACTAGAGCAAAGGTCCAAAGCTCCCTCCGGACTCTGCACCCTCGGCACAAGAGACTGCAGAAGCCGGATTCCTACACA GTGGCACTCTCCCAGAAACTCCACAACATGGTCAAAGAGATCCAAAAAGGAAGCAGCAACAACACCAACTTTCTTTTAGCCAACTAA